Proteins encoded together in one Balaenoptera musculus isolate JJ_BM4_2016_0621 chromosome 6, mBalMus1.pri.v3, whole genome shotgun sequence window:
- the LOC118896860 gene encoding zinc finger protein OZF-like isoform X1, producing the protein MRNVLSQTSVSFKDVTVEFTLEEWQCMNSAQRTLYRDVMLENYSHLVSLGYYFTKPDVIIKLEQDDPLLLEEEFLNKSHTDSKLDNHLEKSLANQGKYLQEDFFAQLQNKDTVEKIFRQKSHCREHQSTHSEIKTFEIGGNLSPDAALTIPQKCDTKGSFCHDTIFWQTSPTQNTFSVHQRTEIRVKPYGCKECGKSFSRKYYLIGHQRTHSGERPYACNECEKTFTHTSHLRDHQRTHTGEKPYECSECGKAFSHKSTIKRHQRSHTGEKPYECNKCGKVFYTKFHLTEHQSSHTGAKRYECSECGKSICRKSYLVVHQRIHTGEKPYECNECGIFFYRKSYLTGHQRTHSGERPYACNECEKTFTHMSNLREHQRTHTGEKPYECSECGKAFSHKSTLKRHQRNHTGEKPYECNKCGKCLSRKSHLTRHQNSHRTETLAV; encoded by the exons ATGAGAAATGTGCTTTCACAGACATCAGTGTCATTCAAGGACGTGACTGTGGAGTTTACCCTAGAGGAGTGGCAGTGTATGAACTCTGCTCAGCGGACCCTGTACAGagatgtgatgctggagaactacaGCCACCTTGTCTCATTGG GGTATTATTTTACAAAACCAGATGTAATCATCAAGTTGGAGCAAGATGATCCATTGTTATTAGAGGAAGAATTTCTAAACAAGAGCCATACAG acAGCAAACTTGATAACCACTTAGAGAAAAGTCTGGCAAATCAAGGAAAATACTTGCAGGAAGACTTTTTTGCTCAACTTCAGAATAAAGACACAGTTGAGAAAATTTTCCGCCAGAAGTCACACTGCAGAGAACATCAGAGCACTCACTCAGAAATAAAGACCTTTGAAATTGGAGGTAACTTAAGCCCTGATGCAGCCCTTACCATACCCCAGAAATGTGACACAAAAGGGAGCTTCTGTCATGATACCATATTTTGGCAAACCTCGCCCACTCAGAATACCTTTAGTGTACATCAGAGAACTGAAATAAGGGTGAAACCCTATGGatgtaaagaatgtggaaaaTCCTTCTCTAGGAAGTATTACCTTATCGGACATCAGAGAACTCATAGTGGGGAGAGACCTTATGCATGTAATGAATGTGAGAAAACTTTTACCCACACGTCACACCTCAGAGATCATCAGAGAACTCATACAGgggagaaaccttatgaatgtagtGAGTGTGGGAAAGCTTTTAGCCATAAGTCAACCATAAAAAGACATCAGAGAAGTCACACAggtgagaaaccctatgagtGTAATAAATGTGGAAAAGTCTTCTATACAAAGTTTCACCTCACTGAGCATCAGAGTAGTCACACAGGGGCAAAACGCTATGAATGTAGTGAGTGTGGAAAATCTATCTGTAGGAAGTCATACCTTGTTgtgcatcagagaattcacacaggggagaaaccctatgaatgtaatgaGTGTGGAATATTTTTCTATAGGAAGTCATACCTCACTGGCCATCAGAGAACTCATAGTGGGGAGAGACCTTATGCATGTAATGAATGTGAGAAAACTTTTACCCACATGTCAAACCTCAGAGAACATCAGAGAACTCATACAGgggagaaaccttatgaatgtagtGAGTGTGGGAAAGCTTTTAGCCATAAGTCAACCCTAAAAAGACATCAGAGAAAtcacacaggggagaaaccctatgagtgtaataaatgtggaaaatgtCTCTCTAGGAAGTCTCACCTCACTCGGCATCAAAATTCACACAGAACAGAAACCTTAGCAGTGTAG
- the LOC118896860 gene encoding zinc finger protein OZF-like isoform X2, whose translation MNISETSVSFKDVTVEFTLEEWQCMNSAQRTLYRDVMLENYSHLVSLGYYFTKPDVIIKLEQDDPLLLEEEFLNKSHTDSKLDNHLEKSLANQGKYLQEDFFAQLQNKDTVEKIFRQKSHCREHQSTHSEIKTFEIGGNLSPDAALTIPQKCDTKGSFCHDTIFWQTSPTQNTFSVHQRTEIRVKPYGCKECGKSFSRKYYLIGHQRTHSGERPYACNECEKTFTHTSHLRDHQRTHTGEKPYECSECGKAFSHKSTIKRHQRSHTGEKPYECNKCGKVFYTKFHLTEHQSSHTGAKRYECSECGKSICRKSYLVVHQRIHTGEKPYECNECGIFFYRKSYLTGHQRTHSGERPYACNECEKTFTHMSNLREHQRTHTGEKPYECSECGKAFSHKSTLKRHQRNHTGEKPYECNKCGKCLSRKSHLTRHQNSHRTETLAV comes from the exons ACATCAGTGTCATTCAAGGACGTGACTGTGGAGTTTACCCTAGAGGAGTGGCAGTGTATGAACTCTGCTCAGCGGACCCTGTACAGagatgtgatgctggagaactacaGCCACCTTGTCTCATTGG GGTATTATTTTACAAAACCAGATGTAATCATCAAGTTGGAGCAAGATGATCCATTGTTATTAGAGGAAGAATTTCTAAACAAGAGCCATACAG acAGCAAACTTGATAACCACTTAGAGAAAAGTCTGGCAAATCAAGGAAAATACTTGCAGGAAGACTTTTTTGCTCAACTTCAGAATAAAGACACAGTTGAGAAAATTTTCCGCCAGAAGTCACACTGCAGAGAACATCAGAGCACTCACTCAGAAATAAAGACCTTTGAAATTGGAGGTAACTTAAGCCCTGATGCAGCCCTTACCATACCCCAGAAATGTGACACAAAAGGGAGCTTCTGTCATGATACCATATTTTGGCAAACCTCGCCCACTCAGAATACCTTTAGTGTACATCAGAGAACTGAAATAAGGGTGAAACCCTATGGatgtaaagaatgtggaaaaTCCTTCTCTAGGAAGTATTACCTTATCGGACATCAGAGAACTCATAGTGGGGAGAGACCTTATGCATGTAATGAATGTGAGAAAACTTTTACCCACACGTCACACCTCAGAGATCATCAGAGAACTCATACAGgggagaaaccttatgaatgtagtGAGTGTGGGAAAGCTTTTAGCCATAAGTCAACCATAAAAAGACATCAGAGAAGTCACACAggtgagaaaccctatgagtGTAATAAATGTGGAAAAGTCTTCTATACAAAGTTTCACCTCACTGAGCATCAGAGTAGTCACACAGGGGCAAAACGCTATGAATGTAGTGAGTGTGGAAAATCTATCTGTAGGAAGTCATACCTTGTTgtgcatcagagaattcacacaggggagaaaccctatgaatgtaatgaGTGTGGAATATTTTTCTATAGGAAGTCATACCTCACTGGCCATCAGAGAACTCATAGTGGGGAGAGACCTTATGCATGTAATGAATGTGAGAAAACTTTTACCCACATGTCAAACCTCAGAGAACATCAGAGAACTCATACAGgggagaaaccttatgaatgtagtGAGTGTGGGAAAGCTTTTAGCCATAAGTCAACCCTAAAAAGACATCAGAGAAAtcacacaggggagaaaccctatgagtgtaataaatgtggaaaatgtCTCTCTAGGAAGTCTCACCTCACTCGGCATCAAAATTCACACAGAACAGAAACCTTAGCAGTGTAG